DNA sequence from the Falco biarmicus isolate bFalBia1 chromosome 5, bFalBia1.pri, whole genome shotgun sequence genome:
TGCTATGGACACTTCTGCTTTCAGCCTCCCCACGCCGGCAGTGTCAGAGGAGGGGAATGCCTctggcagctgggcaggctTCACCACCCCCAACAGCTCCACCACCGCCAGCCCTGGTGTGGTTGTCAGCGGTGTCCTCATCCCTCTGGTCTACCTCATTGTCTGtgtggtggggctggctggAAATTCTCTGGTCATTTACGTGGTCCTGCGGCACTCTGTGAGTGAGTCGGTGACCAACGTCTACATTTTGAACCTGGCCCTAGCTGATGAGCTCTTCATGCTGGGCCTGCCATTCCTGGCTGCACAAAATGCCCTGTCCTACTGGCCATTTGGGTCTTTCATGTGTCGCCTGGTGATGGCTGTGGATGCCATCAACCAGTTCACCAGCATCTTCTGCCTGACAGTAATGAGTGTTGATCGCTACCTGGCCGTGGTCCACCCAGGGAAGTCCTCCAAATGGCGGACAGCACGAGTGGCCAAGGCCGTTAGTGCAACTGTGTGGGTGCTGTCTTCTGTAGTGGTGCTGCCCGTGGTCATCTTCTCGGACGTCCCTTTAGGAATGAGCACATGCCACATCCAGTGGCCAGAGCCTGCCTCGGTGTGGAGAGCTGGCTTCATTGTCTACACTGCCACCCTGGGCTTCTTTGGGCCATTGCTGGTGATTTGTCTCTGCTACCTTCTTATCGTTGTGAAGGTTCGTTCTTCTGGCAGGCGGGTGAGGGCTCTGTCTTCCAAGCACAAGCTTTCAGAGCGCAGAGTGACCCGCATGGTGGTGGCTGTTGTGGCCGTCTTTGTCCTTTGCTGGCTTCCCTTCTATGTTCTCAACATAATCAATGTCGTCTGCCCACTGCCAGAGGAGCCATCCCTCTTTGGCGTTTACTTCCTCGTGGTGGTGCTGCCATATGCCAACAGCTGTGCCAATCCTATCATCTATGGCTTCCTCTCTTACCGCTTCAAGCAGGGCTTCCGGAGGGCCATCCTCAGGCCATCCCGCCGGATCCAGAGCCAGGAGGTGCCAGCGTGCCCCCCAGAGAAGACTGATGATGAAGGGGAAGAGGGTGAGATCAGCAAGATCACCCAGAATGGTAATGACAGGCAGGAGCACCCTCTAAGCAGTagggaaggagaaagcaatGAGCAAAAACCACTCCCTGAAGAGCCCATGGGATGTGAAAAGAGCAACAAGTTGCATGTCAGTTATTTATGATGAAAGGGACGGTGCAGGGGACAGACACACTGGGACATGGGACCCCCTTCACCCTCCGTGCTTTTCCACCTCAAAGGCAATAGGAGGTGTTGATACAAGGGAATATTAAAGTCCAAGACTGCTTAAAAATGAAGAGAGCTCCATAATCTTGTGGAAGACACAAGGCATTGTTCTTGGCTTTGGAAGGGACACCTGAGGTTTGGTAAAGGAAGGACTGCACCCAGGGAGAGCTGAAGAGATGATGGGCACTGACAGTATAGAGAAAGCAATGTCAGCACTAGACTGCATGATTTGTCCTTAGATGACCCAACTGTGAAGGTCATCATCTGCCATCTGACTGAGGCACCTCAAGGAAGTCCTTAAATGACATATACAACAAATAGGCATCCCAGTGCCTTGATTATCTTCCTTATAAACACGAGAAGTAGTTTACCCTGtaagaaaaacaggaaggaaCAATGTCTGCAGCAAAGACATACGAGCCAGTTACATGCACGGGTGACCCCTCTCTAGCTCTCCAGTAAGCCTTGGGGACAACTTTCCTACCCATGCTCATCGTGGCTGGAGACCACTCTGACTGCTCAAagcctcctctttctttccaggGCTCTCATGGACTCTGGGTAGGGTGATGAGACTTACCTGGGAGAGCAAATGGgacatttcttttctgcatctcAAATTCTTCAGGGTTTTCCTGGTGCCTCTGCATCCTGGTGGAAGGTGTAACAAGGGTAGAGGAGAAGACAACAGGGCATGGGTTGGAGGCAGGGTTTCCTACAAGCTGAAAtgccctttcccctttcctctccctaAGCCTTAttgtaaataaacaaacagccTTTGAACTTAAAAGGCCAACTGGGCAGAACAGTTCTGTGTGTTTAGGGAAGAGGGGTGCCATAGATTTGGCTCTCCTGAGAATACACAATGCCTCTGAAATGAGTTGATCTCTGCAGAGATTAATGTTTGGCTGGTGCAGGAGATTGAGGCATGTATCAGTAGCAGATGGcggcagggagcagagggaggttGGGGGATCTCCAGCATGTGAGAGCTGTGTTTGCAGGAGTCTGGGCAATAGGAGGAACTGATTTGTCTTGTGGGAAATGTTAGAATATTTGGCCCAGGATGGAGAGAAATGGTGTGTCCGCATGCACACAAAGGTGGTTGTATGCAAGTTTGATCACTGGACTGCACATGTATGAGAATGGCCAAACAGGATCAGAGATCAAGGAGCCAGGGCTAGTGGAAGACATGCATGGGCTGAGCACTGATGCTAAtctgtgtgtggctgtggggtGCATATAAATGTGTACAAATGTACATGAAGGGGTAACCATGCGTGTAAGTGTATACAAACATAGATGAGGAAGTGTGGTTATGTAATTGTGGGATGTTTAAGTGCAGATATGGTTGTGTAGGCATGCAAGTATGTATGGAAATGTGTGCGTGTGCACGTGTGAATGCTTGGGTAAGAATGTGAGAGTATGTGTGCTGCTGTGAGTGCTGAATGAGTGCTTGTTTCTGTGCATCGGCTGTCGGAGGGAAGTTGTGGGTGGGCCCATCCAAGTGTGCAGGCTAGAGGGGCAGAAATGTACAAGGGTGAGTAGGTCTCTCCACTTTGACTTTGTTCCTGCAGGCTCTGCTGAATCTCCGTCCCTATACCTTGAACTTCTCCATGAATGCTGTTGCTAAGCTACAGCCACAAAGATGACTCTTATACTAGAGCCCTTGGTTGTATTCGGGCACTTTTCTCCACAAATAATTTTGAGAAATGGGAAGGAGGGACCCACTAGGAGGAGACATGCCTCCCTGAGGTCAGGAAATGTTGGAGGTGGCAGTCTGTGGAGGGTCAGTGACAAGAGCTGGTTGGGTGATGGAAAGGTTCCTCACAGGTCACTTGAGAGAAGACATGAGATGTGAAGGGATAGCATGGGATCAGTTGTGCTGGAACAGAAGACAAAAGCCCTGGACTGGGAAGCAGaacaagctgcagcagctgaggatgACAGGAACAGAACCACTTCATGAGGAAGCAGGAGACAAGGTCACCCAAAGGTGACATAAGAAGAAGCGAAGGCCTAGCAGGCATCAGGAGAACTGCAGTGTAGGGCACCCAAGTTCAGGAAAAGAGTGTCACAGGGCTTCAGGTAAGGAGACATGTCACAGCCAGGCCAGAGAGCAGAGGAAGGGTGGGAAGGACTGCAAACATGACCAAGCAAAAGACATTCAGCTGTGTTCTCAGCCACTGGTACAGCTGACAGAGAAAGATTGTCCCTACGAATGCTCCATCCTCTTGTTTCCTCTTTGAACCTGGATTGCTGGTGCCAAGCTGTCCATGCCTATAGGCTCAACCTCTGGAGCTGAGCTACCAGTGATACCACACAGCTATTGCTTAGCTCCTCTTACAAAGTGTGCTTGCTGCCCTGAGCATGGGCAGACACCCAGGAGTGCAGGCTCAACtcttggggaaaagaaagtgcTTGGTAGCCAGTTTCTATCCTCTGCTACCTCTTcacatctcctcctccttccacccATGCATCAGCTGCCCACACTCTAGGCCCCAGTGAGAAAAGCAGCCAAATTATTCATAAGCACGGGTTATACAGTCTTGTGGactaaaaaagccttttttttttttggtttggggagCTCCCACTGCATCTACTGGATGAGGCACAATCAAGAAATCCTAGCAGAATGAAGACAAACTGCCAAAGCTCCTGCCTGTACAAGGGGCAGCAAACAGCAGGGAATTTAAAAGGTGTGGCTATCAAGTGGTGAGATAGATGGACAACACAGCACTTTAAACGGGGGTCTGTGTTGCTCCTCTTGCAGTGAGGAGCAGGGCAAGGTGAatgctgggcaccactggcaTAGCAATCACTGTAGGGCAGGGGAGAAATGGTATTAGGTGAGGAGCATGGAACACTTTTTGTGGTTGATGACCAGGCACTGAAGAAGGTATGAGACAGTGAATGAGGACCTTGCAGAAGGCAGCTCAAATGGGTGGTAGGCAGATCTAGGAAGggtttccttctctgcagagtggctgcccagctgctgtggggagaTGGGGGAGTTCCCTGGCTGCCAACAAGCTTAACAGAGATGCTCTCCTTCACCATTGAATGGAGCTGAGACTTCATTTTGCAAGCCTTTGCAGCTCCATCTGCTGCAAGTCACCACTCAAGAAACTCCACCAACTGGTTGGCTTCTTAAAATACCTGCATCTTTGAAAAGCCCAAGCACTGCAACGCCAGCACCAAGCAAGCGTGCCAAGGAGACATCATTTTGACACATGGAGTCTGAGCCCACTagcaaggcagctctgcgggggAGCCTgctgggaaaaacaaaatgtgctCTGGAGAGACCTGCAAAATAATGGGGGGTCTTTAGTTTAAACAggagtttaaaagaaaagggtcATAAGCatcatatttttctgtcttgtgttttcttctcccctgtATGCCGCATCCTATTTCTCAGTGACAAATCGGGGGAAGAAATGGAGACAAACTAAAAATGAGActgagggagggaaaagaaaaggtattttttgtctgaaattcatgaggagaaaacaaatgctACAAAAACCTGCCAACTGTCACCACTGATTAAAAGGCTGTTTTTTATAGGAACAGACGTTTGGAACGACGGACAGTACCTTGCTGCCTCCTGACCCTTGCCCCTCTCCTCAGCTCTGTCTCCCTCCTGGTGAATCCTCAGCTTTGTCTGTGGTAGCAGCGTTAATCTGACCACCCTTATGATCCCTCTCCTAATGATGGTGTGGTTGACTCCGGGCAACCCAGAGGCCATGAGGACCGTGCGCAGTGGCTAAGTGAAATTCTGGACATGTTCAGGGGGATTTGTTCCAGTCAGATATGGAAATGGATTTTTCTATTCTGGGTGCAGAGACGTGGAGATAAGGGCTCCATCAAGTCCTGTGCTGCACAAAAGGTTTTATTCTCATCACGTAGAGGTTGAAGCTGCAAGACTAGTTAGGGCCGCAGTGATTTCAGCAGCATTGTGCAGTGCCTCTTCCCAGCAAACGTTTGATCATAGACAGGGTGTTAGAGACACGGAGAGCCCGTTCTGCCAGCCGCTCAGGGAGTTTATACGCACATGACAAGAGTGCACAAGGGCAGATATAGAGGCATATGTATGTGAtgtgtatacatgcatataAATGAGTATTGATGTGGTTGCacgcgtgtgtgtgtgggtaCATGTGACTGTGTGAATGTGTAtgaatatatatgcatattcaCGTCTCTGAGTGCTTTGATTCAAGTATATTTATGTGTGCATGAGACCATATGTGGCCACccacacagatgcacacataCCCAGACATGCACGTACCTCTTGGCCTAAGCATGAACAGAAGAACATAGCACATACACCTCCATACACAGTGCAGGCATGGGCTAAAACTGGGAGATGACAATGGGACCTTGAAAATGGGACCCACACACAGACCCACCATACATGCACACCCAAGCAGATTTCTGCCAGCCCAACAGTGGCCTGGGGCAGCTTTGAACCCACTCAATGTGACCCTTTTGCTCTGCACAGGAGAGAAACGGTAAGGGCAGCAAATGACgattgggggtgggtgggtggtggtgttCCAGCGGGGAGAGGCCAGGGTGCGTTTCCAGGCTGTTACTAACACAGCCCACATTTAATGTCATTTGAAGCTGTTGTTAGGGAGCTGCCGCATTTGTCATCAGCAGGGAAATGCTGCGGCTCAGCTCAGGCAAAAGAACTGCTCAGGCCGCGTTGTGCTTCAGTCATTGTACAGGACCTTGGAAGaagggggtgtggggagggggcagcaagCCGTCAATCTGTTGTTGAAATGGGGTAGCCAATGGATAAAGGAGACTGGGAGATACAAGAAAGGGAAACACCCTTGAAAGGACGTTCCTGGCTCTCCTGAGGATTCAACAGAGAATTGAAATGCTTTATCTGCTCAAACGAGtggaaaatatgcaaatatttgctCATAAAAACTTGGTGTTCTTTGCCTTCCCAAGCATAAAATATGCAAACGCCACACACAACGCAGCCGGCGCACTCAGATCTCACACTTGGCACGTCCCGCacaatcacacacacacatatataccCGGCAGGTCAATGCAGCCAGCTAGAGACAcgtgcctgggctgcagcatgtCCTTCTACACGCGACCAACAGGGCCGTGCGGGAAGGAGGTGCGCACGCCTCGCCTCACACTGATGGCTCGGGCCGTGCGCCAGCACCGCTTCTCGGTGGTCTTCAACCTGAGCTGCTGCCGAGCTGCGGGCGGGAGCCTGCGAAGAGGACGAAGGACACCATGAGCCGCCCCGGTCGCGACCTGCCCCTCGGCCGCAGGTGTCCCCCGCCGGCAGGAC
Encoded proteins:
- the SSTR3 gene encoding somatostatin receptor type 3, which produces MDTSAFSLPTPAVSEEGNASGSWAGFTTPNSSTTASPGVVVSGVLIPLVYLIVCVVGLAGNSLVIYVVLRHSVSESVTNVYILNLALADELFMLGLPFLAAQNALSYWPFGSFMCRLVMAVDAINQFTSIFCLTVMSVDRYLAVVHPGKSSKWRTARVAKAVSATVWVLSSVVVLPVVIFSDVPLGMSTCHIQWPEPASVWRAGFIVYTATLGFFGPLLVICLCYLLIVVKVRSSGRRVRALSSKHKLSERRVTRMVVAVVAVFVLCWLPFYVLNIINVVCPLPEEPSLFGVYFLVVVLPYANSCANPIIYGFLSYRFKQGFRRAILRPSRRIQSQEVPACPPEKTDDEGEEGEISKITQNGNDRQEHPLSSREGESNEQKPLPEEPMGCEKSNKLHVSYL